The window TACATCAGAGTGTCCTCCTAAATATTTGGTGGCAGAGTGCATTACGATATCAGCTCCCAGATCAATAGGTCTTTGAATATAAGGAGTGGCAAAAGTATTGTCAACAGCTACTAAGATATCTTTTCCTTTAGCAATGTCTACTACAGCTTTGATGTCTACAAGCTTCATCAAAGGGTTCGTGGGAGTTTCAACCCAGATTAGTTTGGTCTTATCTGTAATAACATCTGCAATTTTAGAAACGTCATCAAAATTCACAAATGTGAACTTCAGCTGATATTTTTCAAAAAGTCTTGTGAACATTCTGTAAGTTCCTCCATAAAGATCATCTACCGCGATGACCTCATCATCAGGATTTAATAACTTCAAAACGCAGTCGATAGCAGCAAGCCCGGAACCGAAAGCTAAACCTCTCGCTCCGTTTTCAATACTCGCTAAAGAATCTTCTAATGCCTGTCTTGTTGGATTAGCGGCTCTTGAATATTCATATCCGGAATGTACTCCGGGACTTTTCTGTGCAAACGTAGAGGTTAAAAATACAGGAACATTTACAGATCCTGTTGCAGACTCATGATGCTGCCCTCCGTGAATTACTTTGGTATTAAAATTCATATTTATATAATTTGATAATTTAAAATGAGGTAATTTGAAAATTAAACTGATGCTGTTACAAATATCAGTCCTTTTATTTTCAGGTTCTCAAATTATCTCACCTTCAAATTGTTTTTACTTTATAGCTGATTTTATAGCAAATTCTTCAGCAATTTCTTCCATCCACTGTGCTACATCCTCTTCACCAGTTGCTCTCTGGTAAGTACTTCCTAAAGAAACTAAAATCTGGTGGATAAACATCTTCATCTGGTCTACAGGCATTTCTTTGGTCCAAAGATCAATTCTTAAAGCTTCCCTAGTTTTATCATCCCATACAGAGATCATGGTAGCCTTTGTTTCTTCTTTTTCGATCCCGCCATCCTGAGCATTCCATGTGATGTTTTCCGGAACGTGGTTTTCATCTAACTCTACATCTATCGTAATCTGAGTTTTTCTCATATCAATCTAAAATTTTTAGCAAAGTTAATACTTCTTCAGCTTATCCAAAATTTCTACGAAATTATCTTCATCAGGAAATGGAGCATTAAAGTTAAAAATTTTACCTTCCGGATCTATGATAATAAATCTTGGAATAGACTGGATCTTGTATTTATTCATAAATTGTTGTGCATTTACCAACCAAAACTGAGGAAGATTGGATGTTTTTGTTTTTAAATAATTAGTCCATTTTGATTGGTTTTCATCGAGGCTGATAGAAATAAACTGAATATTATCATAATATCTGTATTGATGGCTCCTCGTTTCAAACACGGGACGGATCTGTTTACAAGGTCCACACCAGGTTGCCCAGAAGTCAATGACTACATATTTACCTTTATATTTAGAAAGTTTTTGAGCGATCCCTTTATCCGTAAGAAGGCTAAGATCAGGAAATAAGGCTCCTTTCTGAGAGCTGTTTATCCGGTCAAGTTTTGAATATAGATCCTGCTTGTAATCTATATTACCTATTTTGTTGATTTCAGTATTGAATATTTTGTTTCTTGTAATGCTGTCAGTTTGTAGTTCTATAGTCTTAGCTAAGTGTTTAGACAACAGCTGATCTTTCGAAATTCCTTTAGGCATCTGATCGATCTTCACAAAAAGAATACTGTCGGGATTGGAAATTTGATCTTTATCAGACAATAACTGATCCAGTTTATATTGCAGGTAATTATCATTTTTACTCAATAGAGCACTTGGTTTCTGAATATTTTCATTTAATTCCTTAAGAAAATATGCAGGCGGAGCAAATTTTGCATCAGTTAGTGAAGTCATTTTTCTGTAATTATTGATTTCATTCAGATATTCAATAGACATAAGTTCTCTTCTGTACCTTTTGTACTCTTCGGATAGCGCATTGTTTTCAGGATCAGCAAATACATTCAGGATTCTTTTATTTTCTTTCCAGTCAGATTCGGCCAAGTCATAAAATTTTGCAGGATCATTGACGTAATTCTGTTTTTCCAAAGCAGATTCAAACTCATAGCCAAAAGCACTTTCATTGTTGCTGTATGCCTGATCTGCTTTTCTGTTAGACCGTAAATAAGAGATCCGTTTTGTATTGTTCAACTGGATATTAAAATCAAACCAATCACCACTTGCCATAATGAAGTTGACTTTTTTATTCCCGATTTCAAGGATATATTCATCCAGTGGGATGGGGTGGGTTGTCACCCAATTGAACGTATTGTTTTGGACGGCTGCAGCTCCTATCTTTTTGTGAAAATCTTTAGAATAGATCCTCACAGAGTCTATTTTAATATCAGTTTCCAATTTTCCTCTGATAACAACTCCGGCTCCATCACTCTGATAGGGCTTTGGTTTCTGGAAAATATAAAGCAACCCTGAACCAATGATTAATGCCGCAGCAGAAACCAGAATCTGTTTTTTGTTTTTAAGAAAAGCATTTTTAAATCCTTTTTTACTATACCAAAAATAGCCTAGAGTAAGAAAAATAATCATCCAGAAAAGGCTCATATACTCGGAGTGAGAAATGAAACTGTTCAGTCCTTTTATTTCCGGAGCGTTCCAGAAAGTGTATAGAGAACTATAGGGGTTGAAGAAAAAAGACTGCTTCTGTACAAGAGACGTAATATTGGAAGCCACTCCCAATGAACCGATGAGAAATGA of the Chryseobacterium capnotolerans genome contains:
- a CDS encoding thioredoxin-like domain-containing protein — its product is MKKLITAIGTEWLKTKGLGLTYIALILGALIPLLSFVPDFFKKNIIIDEMLSYSIFEKAIGGEAIKYFTFFILLLFVIIASNRIAQTDHKNNGWQLMETQPVSRLQLYLSKYIILIFLCTLCIASYFGFNIILALIDYFIHPDPAKLLTVDAAWMTKTFIRIWATILGIAALQLCVSVAFQGFIWSFLIGSLGVASNITSLVQKQSFFFNPYSSLYTFWNAPEIKGLNSFISHSEYMSLFWMIIFLTLGYFWYSKKGFKNAFLKNKKQILVSAAALIIGSGLLYIFQKPKPYQSDGAGVVIRGKLETDIKIDSVRIYSKDFHKKIGAAAVQNNTFNWVTTHPIPLDEYILEIGNKKVNFIMASGDWFDFNIQLNNTKRISYLRSNRKADQAYSNNESAFGYEFESALEKQNYVNDPAKFYDLAESDWKENKRILNVFADPENNALSEEYKRYRRELMSIEYLNEINNYRKMTSLTDAKFAPPAYFLKELNENIQKPSALLSKNDNYLQYKLDQLLSDKDQISNPDSILFVKIDQMPKGISKDQLLSKHLAKTIELQTDSITRNKIFNTEINKIGNIDYKQDLYSKLDRINSSQKGALFPDLSLLTDKGIAQKLSKYKGKYVVIDFWATWCGPCKQIRPVFETRSHQYRYYDNIQFISISLDENQSKWTNYLKTKTSNLPQFWLVNAQQFMNKYKIQSIPRFIIIDPEGKIFNFNAPFPDEDNFVEILDKLKKY
- the gldC gene encoding gliding motility protein GldC, with the protein product MRKTQITIDVELDENHVPENITWNAQDGGIEKEETKATMISVWDDKTREALRIDLWTKEMPVDQMKMFIHQILVSLGSTYQRATGEEDVAQWMEEIAEEFAIKSAIK
- a CDS encoding cystathionine gamma-synthase; translated protein: MNFNTKVIHGGQHHESATGSVNVPVFLTSTFAQKSPGVHSGYEYSRAANPTRQALEDSLASIENGARGLAFGSGLAAIDCVLKLLNPDDEVIAVDDLYGGTYRMFTRLFEKYQLKFTFVNFDDVSKIADVITDKTKLIWVETPTNPLMKLVDIKAVVDIAKGKDILVAVDNTFATPYIQRPIDLGADIVMHSATKYLGGHSDVIAGALIAKDAELGEKLHFIQFASGGILGPHDSYLVLRGIKTLALRMQRHSDNGLAVAKYLETHPAVDKVIYPGLESHPQYELAKSQMKESGGMVSFTFKSGKKEDAIKFLEKVRVFTLAESLGGVESLANHPALMTHASIPAEKRAELGITDDLVRLSVGIEDAEDLIADLEKAFS